The Thermothelomyces thermophilus ATCC 42464 chromosome 7, complete sequence genome window below encodes:
- a CDS encoding cytidine deaminase-like protein (hypothetical cytidine deaminase-like) → MGEDDRSIKRSLAAQDPIVRELVQEDIEHGVLIPLKTTLELRDDYQTGHVLITRTPTKAANPAILLLRNLLPDEIIKGLPHLRRCAKPSDLPAHLKAQFMNESPQSRQIHTGKSSWIYIIVGPENLFNRDEVAQALSTIEGMEEEVFLRRIPVPMVPPTSQVQAAMWSQHFWPSLYRKNNPLGPHPSMIARQTEEIANDAAIWMALAHKVARESHASGYGEPMGACIIQRDEGRTTLVALAGDARWCPRGKVGCSGNPMAHSAMRAISIVAQKLVRAENRKTETRPEPILEFEAFQDKPLLDDEKAVYDLEHPNPDGYLCHGLEMYLTHEPCVMCSMAILHSRMGKVVFRHRMPLTGGLCAEDRGRGHPALKGADGGRGLGLFWRRELNWSMVAWEWESSGCLQPLRVDGATHA, encoded by the exons ATGGGTGAGGATGACAGGAGCATTAAGAGATCGCTTGCAGCCCAAGACCCCATTGTGCGGGAACTTGTCCAGGAGGACATCGAGCATGGTGTTTTAATCCCGTTGAAGACGACGCTCGAGTTGCGCGACGACTATCAAACGGGACATGTGCTGATCACTCGCACGCCGACCAAGGCGGCCAACCCGGCCATCCT TCTGCTACGCAACCTGCTACCAGATGAGATCATTAAGGGTCTCCCTCATCTACGCAGGTGCGCAAAGCCGTCGGACTTGCCAGCTCACCTCAAGGCGCAGTTCATGAACGAGTCCCCGCAGAGCCGACAGATACACACGGGCAAGTCGAGTTGGATATACATAATCGTGGGCCCTGAGAACCTTTTCAACCGTGACGAGGTTGCTCAAGCGCTCTCTACGATAGAGGGAATGGAAGAAGAAGTGTTCCTTCGGCGGATCCCAGTTCCGATGGTGCCTCCAACATCGCAGGTCCAGGCTGCCATGTGGTCGCAGCACTTCTGGCCCTCGCTATATCGGAAGAATAACCCACTGGGGCCCCATCCTTCCATGATTGCTCGACAAACAGAGGAGATAGCCAACGACGCCGCGATATGGATGGCGCTAGCGCACAAGGTGGCGAGGGAATCTCACGCCTCGGGCTATGGTGAGCCAATGGGTGCCTGCATCATTCAGCGGGACGAGGGGAGGACAACGCTTGTTGCCCTTGCTGGCGATGCTCGCTGGTGTCCGCGAGGAAAGGTTGGGTGCTCTGGGAACCCAATGGCACATTCGGCCATGCGCGCCATCAGTATCGTTGCGCAGAAGCTTGTCCGAGCCGAGAACAGAAAGACGGAGACCAGGCCGGAGCCCATTCTTGAGTTCGAGGCCTTTCAGGACAAGCCACTCCTTGACGACGAGAAAGCGGTTTATGACTTGGAGCACCCAAACCCGGACGGCTACCTGTGCCACGGGCTCGAGATGTACCTCACACACGAGCCTTGCGTTATGTGCTCAATGGCCATCCTTCATTCGCGCATGGGCAAGGTTGTCTTCCGTCACCGTATGCCGCTGACGGGCGGGCTCTGCGCGGAGGATCGTGGCCGGGGTCATCCTGCCCTCAAGGGTGCCGATGGCGGCCGAGGGCTCGGCTTGTTCTGGCGGCGGGAGCTGAACTGGAGCATGGTCGCCTGGGAATGGGAATCGAGCGGCTGTCTGCAGCCGCTTAGGGTCGATGGGGCGACTCATGCCTAG